Proteins encoded in a region of the Drosophila busckii strain San Diego stock center, stock number 13000-0081.31 chromosome 2L, ASM1175060v1, whole genome shotgun sequence genome:
- the LOC108604533 gene encoding selenoprotein BthD, with protein MDRNPPPPPLDPAQPVLYIEHCRIINGYRQRAIELHVSLSEALKAMKPQMLLQLRLNDDGNPRPGSFEVAIAEHPTEAPCQRQLLWTGLTRVPTAAKVPQVDDLIAPACAALKLRYSRAGSSQLNLVRTSDPEINKILRKETRRSQSD; from the coding sequence ATGGATCGGAATCCGCCACCACCGCCTTTGGATCCAGCGCAGCCCGTGCTCTATATCGAACACTGTCGCATTATCAACGGCTATCGACAACGTGCAATCGAACTGCATGTATCGCTATCGGAAGCCTTGAAAGCGATGAAGccgcaaatgttgctgcagctgcgactCAACGATGATGGCAATCCACGTCCCGGATCCTTTGAGGTGGCCATTGCCGAACATCCTACGGAGGCGCCGTGTCAGCGCCAATTGCTTTGGACTGGGCTAACGCGTGTGCCTACGGCTGCCAAAGTGCCGCAGGTCGATGACCTTATAGCGCCCGCGTGTGCAGCGCTCAAGCTGCGCTATAGTCGAGCCGGCAGCAGTCAGTTGAATTTGGTGCGCACCAGCGATCCGGagataaacaaaatactaCGCAAGGAAACGCGGCGCAGCCAGAGcgactaa